One genomic segment of Helianthus annuus cultivar XRQ/B chromosome 14, HanXRQr2.0-SUNRISE, whole genome shotgun sequence includes these proteins:
- the LOC110906051 gene encoding uncharacterized protein LOC110906051 has product MDGQSQSQSQRVMMIHDASGGVRLKGVKWVLDGFLLKDGDMITLLFVVHQILHPMGYKIRVDSSMFGGANQRAIDEEVAKKKKEYDDNLQLAEISKLYQTRKVDFKIEVIAGPIPKSAAVDASKKYKATWVILDRRMKRDKKFFIDRLSCGISTMNSNDEIIDIRGPRRKPQTLIPYAKMLPDDNKISTTTTTETPNDQELFSIEFDPSCASSTSTRTSISDGVSANNQDDKMSTLVEVSVDEQDNSLNDQVPMPEEKSTEEETIGQSQHTYDEEVNEKFTEEEMIGQNQTTYDEEVNENFTEEEIFGQSQHTYDAEVNEKYTYDEEVNYQFGGMSPMPKQAKHFYQGIQI; this is encoded by the exons ATGGatggtcaaagtcaaagtcaaagtcaaagggtGATGATGATTCATGATGCCTCTGGAGGAGTGAGATTGAAAGGTGTGAAATGGGTTCTTGATGGGTTCTTGTTGAAGGATGGAGATATGATTACTTTGCTTTTTGTTGTTCATCAAATCCTTCATCCCA TGGGATACAAGATTAGAGTTGATAGCTCCATGTTTGGAGGGGCGAACCAAAGGGCGATCGATGAGGAAGTTgcgaaaaagaagaaagagtacgACGACAACCTTCAACTTGCTGAAATATCAAAACTATACCAAACCCGAAAG GTCGATTTCAAAATCGAAGTGATAGCTGGGCCTATACCCAAAAGTGCCGCAGTAGACGCATCCAAGAAATATAAGGCGACATGGGTTATACTTGATAG GAGAATGAAGAGGGACAAGAAGTTCTTTATCGATAGGCTTTCGTGTGGGATATCGACAATGAATAGCAATGACGAAATAATAGATATAAGAGGACCAAGAAGAAAACCCCAAACGCTTATACCATATGCCAAAATGTTACCCGACGACAACAAAATTTCAACTACTACTACTACTGAAACACCTAATGATCAAGAATTGTTTAGCATCGAATTTGACCCCTCAT GTGCGAGTTCCACGAGCACTAGAACTAGCATTAGTGACGGCGTGTCAGCAAATAATCAAGATGACAAGATGTCAACGCTTGTAGAGGTGTCTGTCGACGAACAAGATAATTCTCTCAATGATCAAGTACCAATGCCGGAGGAGAAATCTACTGAAGAGGAAACTATTGGTCAAAGTCAGCATACTTATGATGAAGAAGTCAACGAGAAATTTACCGAAGAGGAAATGATTGGTCAGAATCAAACTACCTATGATGAAGAAGTCAACGAGAATTTTACTGAAGAGGAAATTTTTGGTCAAAGTCAGCATACTTATGATGCAGAAGTCAACGAGAAATATACTTATGATGAAGAAGTCAACTATCAATTTGGTGGGATGTCACCTATGCCTAAGCAGGCGAAGCATTTTTACCAAGGCATACAgatatga